A region of the Curtobacterium flaccumfaciens pv. betae genome:
TCTGGGCCCGCTCGACCACCGGTGTCATCGGTGCCGACGGCGGCATGCCCTGGCACGTGCCCGAAGACCTGGCGCACTTCAAGCAGGTCACCGGCGACGCGACCGTGCTGATGGGCCGACGCACCTGGGAGTCCCTGCCCGAGCGCTTCCGGCCGCTGCCCGGTCGCCGCAACGTCGTGCTCACCCGGGACACGACGTGGACGGCCGACGGCGCCGAGGTCGTGCACGACCTGCACGCCGCCCTCGACACCGACGAGACCGTCTGGGTCATCGGCGGCGGCCAGGTGTACGACGCCGCACTCGACGCGGCCGACCACGTCTCCGAGACCCTGATCGACGTCGACGTCGTCGGCGACACCGTCGCACCCACGCTCGGCGAGGCTGCCGGCTGGACGCTCGCCGACGAGGGCCCCTGGCAGGAGTCCCGCACGGGCACCCGCTACCGGTTCCTGGAGTGGCAGCGCCGCGCCTGAGTGCCCGGTGTCGCCGGGCGTGACCGGCGGGACGGACGTGATCCGGGCCTCCCGGCCGCGCCGCAGGCGGTCCACCGTCCACACGGACGGCGGTCCTCGCGCGCATCCCCGGTACGCTGGTGCCCGTGTCCCCGCGTGAGAATCCCTTCGGTCAGGTCCTCGTCGCCCTCGTGACCCCGTTCACGGCCGACGGCGAGGTCGACTGGCCCGGCGTCGAGCAGCACATCGACGACTGCATCACCGCCGGCGCCGACGGCATCGTCGTCACCGGCACGACCGGCGAGACGTCGAC
Encoded here:
- a CDS encoding dihydrofolate reductase, which codes for MIGMVWARSTTGVIGADGGMPWHVPEDLAHFKQVTGDATVLMGRRTWESLPERFRPLPGRRNVVLTRDTTWTADGAEVVHDLHAALDTDETVWVIGGGQVYDAALDAADHVSETLIDVDVVGDTVAPTLGEAAGWTLADEGPWQESRTGTRYRFLEWQRRA